In Corynebacterium matruchotii, a single genomic region encodes these proteins:
- a CDS encoding Hsp70 family protein encodes MSNPWHLALDYGTITTVAAHTTGPTGAIATLLVTPSATYVSEDGTIITGDAAHTNRQNHPARFIPYPKRYIEHEFVPVAGATMPLATIIGATFRSALDAGRAQHAGHPPTTVTITHPEPWTIPEVMTLVEAASTSGINRDTIRIISEPRAAAIHSASGPQIAICDFGGGTLDITTLQAEPAGDVRVTAATGDSSLGGLTIDNLLYQWFISRLERDHPHLAAELHAAPPQIMRAVEQSIHNAKEQLSTDTETTITIAIRRHRHDIHLTRAEFEHIIASVIGRVADLARPLLNFGTPLYLTGGSARIPCLRTRLEKIASVTLVDDPSTAVAHGAIAATQLGLTTPIRDLHHRRRHSGTEAFPAVKPATPPEPAETEAKAEVKEPAATPTATPANQVEPIAPPELPNPPEPAAPTKSKPKKRRYLLTTILALICVGVLAAAGYFILTQKKPDNTAAPAPAAATSKPAPTSTLASAGVTTTQPTTSPHPTVSKVAAVNTENGDAEIPLIERYNTVNQFLPAKFVNASQKCTGKADEHDKYMPVPVYKCTLAEDPDAPKLDHDVSVGNYYWVPGEHAKVARDELESGRSTLASDLNTLTRMHIQKADGAKPEIGAAFPKSDWGYIYVYYPKDNFTMYFWRNGIPTREQVDAYLKYMDITQ; translated from the coding sequence ATGAGCAACCCCTGGCACCTCGCCCTCGACTACGGCACCATCACCACCGTCGCCGCCCACACCACCGGACCCACCGGTGCCATCGCAACATTACTGGTCACTCCCTCCGCAACATACGTCTCCGAAGACGGCACCATCATCACCGGCGACGCCGCCCACACCAACCGGCAAAACCACCCCGCCCGGTTCATCCCCTACCCCAAACGCTATATCGAACACGAATTCGTCCCCGTTGCCGGCGCCACCATGCCGCTCGCCACTATCATCGGCGCCACCTTCCGAAGCGCCCTTGATGCCGGCCGCGCCCAGCACGCCGGCCACCCACCCACCACCGTCACCATCACCCACCCCGAACCGTGGACCATCCCCGAGGTGATGACGCTCGTCGAAGCGGCGTCGACAAGCGGCATCAACCGCGACACCATCCGCATCATCTCCGAACCCCGGGCCGCAGCAATCCACAGCGCATCCGGCCCGCAAATAGCAATATGCGACTTCGGCGGCGGCACCCTCGATATCACCACCCTCCAGGCCGAACCCGCCGGCGACGTGCGCGTCACCGCAGCCACCGGCGACAGCAGCCTCGGCGGGCTCACCATTGACAACCTGCTCTACCAATGGTTCATCAGCCGCCTCGAACGCGACCACCCACACCTCGCCGCCGAGCTTCACGCGGCACCACCCCAAATCATGCGGGCCGTCGAGCAATCCATCCACAACGCCAAAGAACAACTCTCCACCGACACCGAAACCACCATCACCATTGCCATCCGGCGCCACCGCCACGACATCCACCTCACCCGCGCCGAATTCGAACACATTATCGCCAGTGTGATTGGGCGTGTCGCCGACCTCGCCCGCCCCCTCCTCAACTTCGGCACCCCCCTCTACCTCACCGGTGGCTCCGCCCGCATCCCCTGCCTGCGTACCCGACTCGAAAAAATCGCCTCCGTCACGCTTGTCGACGACCCCAGCACCGCAGTCGCCCACGGGGCAATCGCCGCCACCCAACTAGGCCTCACCACCCCCATCCGCGACCTCCACCACCGACGCCGTCACAGCGGCACCGAAGCATTCCCCGCCGTCAAACCCGCCACCCCACCAGAGCCGGCCGAAACCGAGGCCAAGGCTGAGGTCAAGGAACCCGCGGCGACCCCGACGGCTACCCCGGCGAATCAGGTTGAGCCGATAGCCCCACCCGAACTCCCCAACCCACCGGAGCCGGCTGCCCCCACAAAATCGAAGCCCAAAAAACGCCGCTACCTGCTGACAACCATCCTCGCCCTCATCTGCGTGGGCGTCCTCGCTGCCGCCGGATATTTCATCCTCACCCAGAAAAAGCCCGACAACACCGCGGCCCCAGCCCCCGCGGCGGCCACTTCCAAGCCGGCCCCCACCTCCACACTCGCATCCGCCGGAGTCACCACAACCCAACCAACCACATCCCCACACCCCACAGTTAGCAAGGTAGCCGCAGTCAACACCGAAAACGGTGACGCCGAAATCCCCCTCATCGAACGCTACAACACCGTCAACCAATTCCTGCCGGCAAAATTCGTCAACGCCTCCCAGAAATGCACCGGAAAAGCCGACGAACATGACAAATACATGCCCGTCCCCGTCTACAAATGCACCCTGGCAGAAGACCCCGACGCCCCCAAACTCGACCACGACGTGAGCGTCGGCAACTACTACTGGGTGCCCGGCGAACACGCCAAAGTCGCCCGAGACGAACTCGAATCCGGCAGGTCCACCCTGGCGAGCGACCTCAACACCCTCACCAGGATGCACATTCAAAAAGCCGACGGGGCCAAACCCGAAATCGGTGCGGCCTTCCCCAAATCCGACTGGGGATACATTTACGTCTACTATCCCAAAGACAACTTCACCATGTACTTCTGGCGCAACGGTATCCCCACCCGGGAACAGGTCGATGCCTACCTGAAATACATGGACATCACCCAGTAG
- a CDS encoding phosphatase PAP2 family protein produces the protein MDQTVLDFFVTRRTGAITHILIGLSVIFRPALVLIWASIISAKLWGMRYALLPLFTAVATNIISPITKHIVHRPRPPLNLQLAPEYNYSMPSGHAMTIIAVATAISLIPHKPRWATRLAGVTWAIAIMVCVARLYLGVHWLTDVLAGGLIGAATTLALRWGYSQRAQP, from the coding sequence GTGGATCAGACGGTTCTCGACTTCTTTGTCACCCGCCGCACCGGCGCCATAACCCATATCCTCATTGGGTTATCGGTCATATTCCGACCAGCGCTGGTGCTGATTTGGGCGTCGATCATCAGTGCGAAACTTTGGGGCATGCGCTACGCATTACTGCCATTATTCACCGCAGTCGCAACTAACATCATCTCCCCAATAACCAAACACATTGTGCACCGACCCCGGCCGCCCCTGAACCTCCAACTAGCCCCAGAATATAATTACTCCATGCCTTCCGGGCATGCCATGACTATCATCGCCGTTGCTACCGCCATCAGCCTCATCCCCCACAAACCCCGCTGGGCCACCAGGCTGGCCGGAGTCACCTGGGCAATCGCCATCATGGTCTGCGTCGCCCGCCTCTACCTCGGCGTGCACTGGCTCACCGACGTCCTAGCCGGCGGACTCATCGGTGCCGCAACCACCCTCGCCCTCCGATGGGGATACTCACAGAGAGCACAACCATAA
- the glf gene encoding UDP-galactopyranose mutase — MNTYDLIVVGSGFFGLTIAEQAASQLGKRVLIIERRSHIGGNAYSEAEPETGIEIHKYGAHLFHTSNKRVWDYVNQFTSFTGYQHRVFAMHNGSAYQFPMGLGLINQFFGRYYSPDEARELIREQAAEIDSDDATNLEEKAISLIGRPLYEAFIRDYTAKQWQTDPRELPAGNITRLPVRYNFNNRYFNDTYEGLPVDGYTAWLENMANHPNIEVRLDTDWFDVRETLRAASPKAPVVYTGPLDRYFEYSAGHLGWRTLDFETEVLPTGDFQGTPVMNYNDAEYPYTRIHEFRHFHPERDDRYPKDKTVIMKEYSRFAEEGDEPYYPINTPEDRAKLLKYRQLAEAETETNRVYFGGRLGTYQYLDMHMAIASALSMFDNKLKAELETN; from the coding sequence ATGAATACCTATGATCTGATTGTCGTCGGCTCCGGTTTCTTCGGCCTCACCATCGCCGAACAAGCCGCCTCGCAGCTCGGGAAGCGCGTCCTCATCATCGAACGTAGGAGCCACATTGGCGGCAACGCCTATTCCGAAGCCGAACCCGAAACCGGCATCGAAATCCACAAATACGGAGCTCACCTTTTCCACACTTCGAACAAACGTGTGTGGGACTATGTCAATCAGTTCACCTCATTCACCGGCTACCAACACCGTGTGTTTGCCATGCACAACGGCAGTGCCTACCAATTCCCCATGGGGCTCGGCCTCATTAACCAATTCTTCGGCCGCTACTATTCGCCCGACGAGGCCCGGGAGCTCATCCGCGAACAAGCCGCCGAAATCGACAGTGACGACGCCACCAACCTGGAAGAAAAAGCCATCTCCCTCATTGGCCGGCCCCTTTACGAGGCCTTCATCCGGGACTACACCGCCAAACAATGGCAAACCGACCCCCGCGAACTGCCCGCCGGCAATATCACCCGACTGCCTGTGCGCTACAACTTCAATAACCGCTACTTCAACGACACCTACGAAGGCCTCCCCGTCGACGGCTACACCGCCTGGCTGGAAAACATGGCCAACCACCCCAACATTGAAGTACGACTCGACACCGACTGGTTCGACGTCCGCGAAACACTACGCGCCGCTAGCCCCAAAGCGCCCGTAGTGTACACCGGTCCACTCGACCGATATTTCGAATACTCTGCCGGACACCTCGGCTGGCGCACCCTCGACTTTGAAACCGAAGTGCTCCCCACCGGTGACTTCCAAGGCACCCCAGTCATGAACTACAACGATGCCGAATATCCCTACACCCGCATCCACGAATTCCGGCACTTCCACCCCGAACGTGACGACCGCTACCCCAAAGACAAAACCGTCATCATGAAGGAATACTCCCGCTTCGCGGAAGAAGGCGACGAACCCTACTATCCCATCAACACCCCCGAAGATCGGGCCAAACTCCTCAAATACCGGCAGCTAGCCGAGGCCGAAACCGAAACCAACCGTGTCTACTTTGGCGGCCGCCTCGGCACCTACCAATACCTTGACATGCACATGGCCATCGCCTCCGCGCTGAGCATGTTCGACAACAAACTCAAGGCCGAACTCGAAACCAACTAA